One segment of Paenibacillus rhizovicinus DNA contains the following:
- a CDS encoding DMT family transporter, whose product MHSSSGPAKPPVSPVFPLLIGMLAISFAPILVRASDAPVSVQGLYRMLFTFLMMLPFGGKQLRTLHKINRKDWLLLLAAGFFLALHFLLWMASLTYTSIASSTILLALEPVFVMIGAFFLFKDRPGKLAVIGMLVALIGAISIGSGDIGLSQRAFFGDALSFLGALAVAVNMLIAKQIMRRVSSYLYSFIVFGVTAACFAVYNVVRGIPMTGYPAKEWLVFVLLAIVPTVFGHMIFNWLLKYVKPTTISMTVLAEPVGASLLGMLLFREMITGFQLIGGVFIIAGLILYMRAEKLEADSALHVDPLPAAIAE is encoded by the coding sequence GTGCATTCATCGTCCGGGCCTGCCAAACCGCCCGTTTCTCCCGTCTTCCCGCTCTTGATCGGCATGCTGGCCATCTCGTTCGCGCCCATACTCGTTCGCGCATCCGATGCGCCGGTATCGGTACAAGGCTTGTATCGCATGCTATTCACCTTCCTGATGATGCTGCCCTTCGGCGGGAAACAGCTGCGCACGCTGCATAAGATTAACCGCAAAGACTGGCTCTTGCTGCTGGCCGCCGGCTTCTTTCTTGCGCTTCATTTCCTGCTCTGGATGGCATCCTTGACCTATACGTCCATCGCAAGCTCGACGATCCTGCTGGCGCTGGAACCCGTATTCGTGATGATCGGCGCTTTCTTCCTATTCAAAGACCGCCCCGGTAAATTAGCCGTCATCGGCATGCTCGTTGCCTTAATCGGCGCGATCAGCATCGGATCCGGCGATATCGGCCTATCCCAACGGGCATTCTTCGGAGACGCGCTTTCCTTTCTGGGAGCGCTCGCCGTTGCCGTCAATATGCTCATAGCCAAACAAATCATGCGCCGCGTTTCCTCGTATCTGTACAGCTTTATCGTGTTCGGCGTGACGGCGGCATGCTTCGCGGTTTACAACGTCGTTAGAGGCATCCCGATGACCGGCTATCCCGCCAAAGAATGGCTGGTATTCGTCCTGCTTGCCATCGTGCCGACCGTATTCGGCCATATGATTTTTAACTGGCTGCTGAAATACGTGAAGCCGACGACCATCTCGATGACGGTGCTTGCGGAACCGGTCGGCGCCAGCCTTCTCGGCATGCTGCTGTTCCGCGAGATGATTACCGGTTTCCAATTGATCGGCGGAGTGTTCATCATTGCCGGATTGATCCTGTACATGCGCGCGGAGAAGCTCGAGGCCGATTCCGCCCTTCACGTCGACCCTCTGCCTGCGGCCATCGCCGAATAA
- a CDS encoding SRPBCC family protein, with protein METQDTLPPIQRTQLFKAPIQKVWTAIATAEGLNAWFMPNDFEPVVGHAFKIDAGPFGMQPCLVKEIEVQRRIVFEWGTEWTITIELEDKGDNQTSCTLTHSGWRVDGMTEFNMPHSLVRDTMDKGWVGIVAKLGSYVEA; from the coding sequence ATGGAAACACAAGATACATTGCCGCCGATCCAACGAACGCAGCTGTTCAAAGCGCCGATTCAGAAAGTGTGGACCGCGATTGCGACGGCGGAGGGGCTGAATGCCTGGTTTATGCCGAATGATTTCGAGCCAGTGGTCGGCCATGCGTTTAAGATCGATGCGGGGCCGTTCGGCATGCAGCCTTGCCTCGTCAAAGAAATCGAAGTACAGAGGCGCATCGTATTCGAATGGGGCACGGAATGGACGATTACGATCGAGCTCGAAGACAAAGGCGACAATCAGACGTCTTGCACGCTGACGCATTCCGGCTGGCGCGTGGACGGCATGACGGAATTCAACATGCCGCACAGCCTGGTTCGCGATACGATGGACAAGGGCTGGGTCGGCATCGTGGCCAAGCTCGGCTCGTATGTCGAGGCCTGA
- a CDS encoding ArsR/SmtB family transcription factor — protein sequence MAALPSGKHDVFQAIADPTRREVLRLLVDKEMPVTAISGHFTMTRTAVSKHLRILSEAGLVKERKVGRETRYRLETQPLQELRNWLQYYERYWENKLSALQRLVESDEDADEKTNDA from the coding sequence ATGGCCGCGCTGCCGTCCGGCAAGCATGATGTCTTTCAAGCGATCGCTGACCCGACGCGGCGCGAAGTGCTGCGGCTGCTCGTCGACAAGGAGATGCCCGTCACCGCCATTTCCGGCCATTTCACGATGACGAGAACCGCGGTATCCAAACATCTTCGCATCCTGTCGGAGGCCGGGCTCGTCAAGGAGCGCAAGGTCGGGCGCGAAACGCGCTACCGGCTGGAGACGCAGCCCCTGCAGGAGCTGCGCAATTGGCTGCAATACTATGAACGGTATTGGGAGAATAAATTGTCCGCCCTGCAGCGTCTGGTCGAGTCGGATGAGGATGCGGACGAGAAAACGAACGACGCATAG
- a CDS encoding MBL fold metallo-hydrolase, whose product MSYEYAAIQYIGQVGVIIGRNGFKLAVDPFLTDDTLSTDSFWKRSYSPPVEARELNDLNLVLVTHEHSDHLDPATLLSIAEASPSCRFAGPAVCAAILKKIGIPEERVDSLQYGEPYACAGGLTIHPIPAWHETRISDAEGRDRFLGYMMEWDGIVIYHAGDTLVTEELIGILKNYRIDVGMLPINGRDLFRHRRGIDGNMNAREAAALAVDTGMGVVVPLHFDLYPNNSEGIVGFVGELFDRHRGQRYHVFQPGETWVYVK is encoded by the coding sequence ATGTCATACGAATACGCTGCCATACAATACATCGGCCAAGTCGGCGTCATTATCGGCCGCAACGGCTTCAAGCTCGCCGTCGACCCGTTTTTGACGGACGATACGCTGTCGACGGACAGCTTTTGGAAGCGTTCTTATTCCCCGCCGGTCGAGGCGCGCGAGCTGAACGATCTGAATCTGGTCCTGGTCACGCACGAGCATTCGGATCATCTGGATCCGGCGACGCTGCTGAGCATCGCCGAAGCTTCGCCGTCCTGCAGATTTGCCGGTCCTGCCGTTTGCGCGGCCATCTTGAAGAAAATCGGCATTCCCGAAGAACGCGTGGACAGCCTTCAGTATGGGGAGCCGTACGCATGCGCCGGAGGATTGACGATTCATCCGATCCCGGCTTGGCATGAAACCCGAATCTCGGATGCCGAGGGGCGCGACCGTTTCCTGGGCTACATGATGGAGTGGGACGGCATCGTCATCTATCATGCGGGCGATACGCTGGTTACGGAAGAATTGATCGGTATTCTGAAGAATTACCGCATCGATGTCGGCATGCTTCCGATCAATGGCCGGGATCTGTTCCGTCATCGCCGCGGCATCGACGGTAATATGAATGCGCGCGAAGCGGCTGCTTTGGCCGTCGATACGGGGATGGGCGTCGTCGTTCCGCTGCATTTCGACTTGTACCCGAACAACAGCGAGGGCATCGTGGGCTTCGTCGGCGAGCTATTCGACCGGCATCGCGGCCAGCGTTACCATGTTTTCCAGCCTGGCGAAACTTGGGTCTATGTCAAGTAA
- a CDS encoding ABC transporter ATP-binding protein, with amino-acid sequence MGILAFKGLTKMLPGDRTLFSNISASVDAPASIALIAPSGQGKSTLLRLLALLDEPSSGELLLEDKASADWHPQAWRCKAAYVAQQSIMLPGTVDSNLRTFSRLHNSEFDEAAAMKLMAAAGLSAMSWSKEAETLSGGEKQRLSLVRSLLARPSVLLLDEVTASLDQHSKAAVETMLLGLLDAAQTTLIWVSHDLEQARRVSSRVWFLADGAFSDCESESFFRDPPTEAAMAFLKQRAMEADD; translated from the coding sequence TTGGGTATTCTTGCGTTTAAAGGATTGACCAAGATGCTCCCCGGCGACAGAACCTTATTCTCGAACATTTCCGCTTCCGTCGATGCCCCCGCATCCATTGCGTTGATCGCGCCGTCGGGACAAGGCAAGAGCACCTTGCTGCGCTTGCTCGCGCTATTGGATGAGCCGAGCAGCGGAGAATTGCTGTTGGAGGACAAGGCTTCCGCCGATTGGCACCCGCAGGCATGGCGCTGCAAGGCGGCTTACGTAGCGCAGCAGTCGATTATGCTTCCGGGCACCGTCGATAGCAATTTGCGGACGTTCAGCCGCCTGCATAATTCCGAGTTCGACGAAGCCGCGGCTATGAAGCTGATGGCTGCTGCAGGCTTGTCGGCGATGAGCTGGTCGAAGGAAGCGGAGACGCTGTCCGGCGGAGAGAAGCAGCGGCTGTCGCTCGTCCGGTCGCTGCTGGCCCGGCCGTCGGTGCTGTTGCTCGACGAAGTCACGGCTTCGCTGGATCAGCACAGCAAAGCCGCGGTGGAAACAATGCTGCTTGGTTTGCTGGATGCGGCGCAAACGACGCTGATCTGGGTGTCGCATGACCTGGAACAGGCGCGGCGCGTCAGTTCGCGGGTATGGTTTCTGGCGGACGGGGCCTTCTCGGATTGCGAGTCGGAATCATTCTTCCGCGATCCTCCGACGGAAGCGGCGATGGCCTTCCTGAAACAGCGAGCTATGGAGGCGGATGACTGA